A window from Seriola aureovittata isolate HTS-2021-v1 ecotype China chromosome 14, ASM2101889v1, whole genome shotgun sequence encodes these proteins:
- the zgc:172136 gene encoding FERM domain-containing protein 6 isoform X1: MSTSIKHERTICVLLPNKDQLDITVGPKSTGQDVFNRVTELLGVKELHFFGLTVVRDNEHIFLDMEEKLTKYFPKEWKSDSGKAIQKRPLPLVLCLKVQYYIENGRLLCERKSRHLYYSDVRERVLRSECRQQEEVYFQLAGYALQADLGDHPPAREYTEITPYFEPKDYFPPWIVAKRGVDYLLCHGPKVHQELWGLSTRDAILLFIRESSRLEDVPVLFYRLQKDKKEERGTALLGLTLRGMQVYQEVNNMRQLLYDFPWSNVGRLTFLGKKFEIQPDGLPSARKLVYYTGSSFRSRHLLLHLSSSHRLYLSLQPALKHLRQLEESEEKKRYRESYISDDLDLDPPGSESSPGLSRHSTSSSGIEADARQHSISTEMASMDEEGQQQGEKCFSSAASRGSSCTSGFDAGSKARIEDEDWQEEELKINGGSPKDVLVDDPDEMFQLADLLEGVSVDCAELSLDTHSTENNTSPPDSDEYLVNKDLLKQMLNSRAHVCVDRHSHSLDDVRLFPPTAPLGMTLPPDSSHSYTFGLPDISTNPKTPVDHSYYPLLHCQGKPSFYGRRSTNSLSLDMLGDEQFLEFIL, from the exons ATGTCCACCTCGATAAAGCACGAGAGGACCATTTGTGTTCTCCTCCCCAACAAAGACCAGCTGGACATCACTGTCGGG CCAAAGTCCACAGGGCAGGATGTTTTCAACCGTGTGACAGAGCTCCTTGGAGTCAAAGAGCTGCACTTCTTTGGCCTCACAGTGGTGAGGG ATAATGAGCACATATTTTTAGATATGGAGGAGAAACTGACTAAGTACTTTCCTAAGGAATGGAAGTCAGATTCAGGAAAG GCAATACAGAAGAGACCTTTGCCTCTAGTGCTCTGCCTCAAAGTGCAGTACTACATAGAGAACGGCAGACTCCTTTG TGAACGAAAGTCACGACATCTATACTACTCTGATGTGCGTGAGCGTGTGCTTCGCTCTGAATGTCGCCAGCAAGAGGAGGTGTACTTCCAGCTGGCAGGTTACGCCTTGCAGGCTGACCTCGGTGACCACCCGCCGGCCAGAGAGTATACGGAGATCACCCCTTACTTTGAACCCAAGGATTACTTTCCCCCTTGG ATTGTAGCTAAGCGTGGAGTGGACTACCTCCTCTGCCATGGGCCCAAAGTGCATCAGGAGCTGTGGGGCTTGTCTACGCGTGATGCCATCCTGCTCTTCATCAGGGAGTCAAGTCGACTGGAGGATGTACCTGTCTTGTTTTACAGACTGCAAAAG gacaaaaaggaggagagaggaacagcATTGCTCGGTCTGACCCTGCGAGGAATGCAGGTTTATCAg GAGGTGAACAACATGCGACAGCTGCTGTATGACTTCCCCTGGTCAAATGTGGGACGTCTCACCTTCCTG GGTAAGAAATTCGAGATCCAGCCAGATGGCTTGCCGTCAGCTAGGAAGCTGGTTTACTACACCGGATCATCGTTCCGCTCTCGccacctcctcctgcacctGAGCAGCAGCCATCGCCTCTACCTCAGCCTCCAGCCTGCCCTCAAACACCTACGCCAGCTGGAGGAGAGTGAAG AGAAAAAGCGTTACAGAGAGTCATACATCAGTGATGACCTGGACTTGGACCCCCCAGGCAGTGAGAGCAGCCCTGGTCTGTCTCGACATTCGACCAGCAGCTCTGGGATCGAAGCCGATGCCCGCCAGCACAGCATCTCCACAGAGATGGCCTCCATGGACGAGGAAGGTCAGCAGCAAGGAGAGAAGTGTTTCAGTTCAGCAGCCAGCCGTGGCAGCTCCTGTACCTCTGGGTTTGACGCAGGCAGTAAGGCTCGAATAGAAGATGAGGACTGGCAAGAAGAAG AGCTTAAAATCAATGGTGGAAGTCCAAAGGATGTTCTTGTGGATGATCCTGATGAGATGTTCCAGTTGGCTGATCTTCTTGAAGGGGTGTCAGTGGATTGTGCAGAACTCTCCTTAGACACTCATTCAACAG aaaacaacacatctCCTCCAGACAGTGATGAATATCTTGTGAACAAAGATTTGTTAAAACAG ATGCTGAACTCGAgggcacatgtgtgtgtggatcgGCACAGCCACAGTCTAGATGATGTCCGTCTCTTCCCACCTACAGCACCCCTTGGGATGACACTGCCACCTGATTCCTCCCACAGCTATACCTTTGGGCTCCCAGATATCTCAACAAACCCAAAGACCCCTGTTGATCACAGTTATTACCCCCTTTTGCACTGCCAAGGCAAACCTTCATTCTATGGCCGCAGGTCTACCAACAGCCTCTCCTTGGACATGTTAGGTGATGAACAGTTCCTGGAATTCATACTTTAA
- the zgc:172136 gene encoding FERM domain-containing protein 6 isoform X2, which produces MSTSIKHERTICVLLPNKDQLDITVGPKSTGQDVFNRVTELLGVKELHFFGLTVVRDNEHIFLDMEEKLTKYFPKEWKSDSGKAIQKRPLPLVLCLKVQYYIENGRLLCERKSRHLYYSDVRERVLRSECRQQEEVYFQLAGYALQADLGDHPPAREYTEITPYFEPKDYFPPWIVAKRGVDYLLCHGPKVHQELWGLSTRDAILLFIRESSRLEDVPVLFYRLQKDKKEERGTALLGLTLRGMQVYQEVNNMRQLLYDFPWSNVGRLTFLGKKFEIQPDGLPSARKLVYYTGSSFRSRHLLLHLSSSHRLYLSLQPALKHLRQLEESEEKKRYRESYISDDLDLDPPGSESSPGLSRHSTSSSGIEADARQHSISTEMASMDEEGQQQGEKCFSSAASRGSSCTSGFDAGSKARIEDEDWQEEELKINGGSPKDVLVDDPDEMFQLADLLEGVSVDCAELSLDTHSTDAELEGTCVCGSAQPQSR; this is translated from the exons ATGTCCACCTCGATAAAGCACGAGAGGACCATTTGTGTTCTCCTCCCCAACAAAGACCAGCTGGACATCACTGTCGGG CCAAAGTCCACAGGGCAGGATGTTTTCAACCGTGTGACAGAGCTCCTTGGAGTCAAAGAGCTGCACTTCTTTGGCCTCACAGTGGTGAGGG ATAATGAGCACATATTTTTAGATATGGAGGAGAAACTGACTAAGTACTTTCCTAAGGAATGGAAGTCAGATTCAGGAAAG GCAATACAGAAGAGACCTTTGCCTCTAGTGCTCTGCCTCAAAGTGCAGTACTACATAGAGAACGGCAGACTCCTTTG TGAACGAAAGTCACGACATCTATACTACTCTGATGTGCGTGAGCGTGTGCTTCGCTCTGAATGTCGCCAGCAAGAGGAGGTGTACTTCCAGCTGGCAGGTTACGCCTTGCAGGCTGACCTCGGTGACCACCCGCCGGCCAGAGAGTATACGGAGATCACCCCTTACTTTGAACCCAAGGATTACTTTCCCCCTTGG ATTGTAGCTAAGCGTGGAGTGGACTACCTCCTCTGCCATGGGCCCAAAGTGCATCAGGAGCTGTGGGGCTTGTCTACGCGTGATGCCATCCTGCTCTTCATCAGGGAGTCAAGTCGACTGGAGGATGTACCTGTCTTGTTTTACAGACTGCAAAAG gacaaaaaggaggagagaggaacagcATTGCTCGGTCTGACCCTGCGAGGAATGCAGGTTTATCAg GAGGTGAACAACATGCGACAGCTGCTGTATGACTTCCCCTGGTCAAATGTGGGACGTCTCACCTTCCTG GGTAAGAAATTCGAGATCCAGCCAGATGGCTTGCCGTCAGCTAGGAAGCTGGTTTACTACACCGGATCATCGTTCCGCTCTCGccacctcctcctgcacctGAGCAGCAGCCATCGCCTCTACCTCAGCCTCCAGCCTGCCCTCAAACACCTACGCCAGCTGGAGGAGAGTGAAG AGAAAAAGCGTTACAGAGAGTCATACATCAGTGATGACCTGGACTTGGACCCCCCAGGCAGTGAGAGCAGCCCTGGTCTGTCTCGACATTCGACCAGCAGCTCTGGGATCGAAGCCGATGCCCGCCAGCACAGCATCTCCACAGAGATGGCCTCCATGGACGAGGAAGGTCAGCAGCAAGGAGAGAAGTGTTTCAGTTCAGCAGCCAGCCGTGGCAGCTCCTGTACCTCTGGGTTTGACGCAGGCAGTAAGGCTCGAATAGAAGATGAGGACTGGCAAGAAGAAG AGCTTAAAATCAATGGTGGAAGTCCAAAGGATGTTCTTGTGGATGATCCTGATGAGATGTTCCAGTTGGCTGATCTTCTTGAAGGGGTGTCAGTGGATTGTGCAGAACTCTCCTTAGACACTCATTCAACAG ATGCTGAACTCGAgggcacatgtgtgtgtggatcgGCACAGCCACAGTCTAGATGA